In the genome of Hyphobacterium sp. CCMP332, one region contains:
- a CDS encoding YtxH domain-containing protein, translating to MARGSGFFAFLVGAGLGTALGILFAPDKGENTRKKLTYQLDSYREKLRKTIDELGKEELNIGKSEAKDRSAKVVSDAKNKAEKLLADVDQLINQIKTKES from the coding sequence ATGGCAAGAGGTAGTGGATTTTTTGCATTTCTGGTAGGTGCCGGCTTAGGTACCGCACTGGGTATATTGTTCGCACCGGATAAAGGTGAGAATACGAGAAAAAAATTAACGTATCAGTTGGATTCTTACAGAGAAAAACTCCGTAAAACAATCGATGAATTGGGAAAGGAAGAATTAAATATTGGTAAGTCGGAAGCCAAAGACAGATCGGCTAAAGTGGTATCAGATGCCAAAAACAAGGCTGAAAAACTTTTGGCTGATGTCGATCAACTGATTAATCAAATAAAAACCAAAGAATCATAA